One genomic region from Candidatus Methylomirabilota bacterium encodes:
- a CDS encoding xanthine dehydrogenase family protein subunit M, protein MYPAAFEYHAPTSVKDALGLLGRLKDDAKLLAGGHSLIPMMKLRLAQPKHLIDLRRVPGLSGIKEEGGTIVIGAMTTHWQVESSTLLKSKCAILSETASVIGDPQVRNLGTFGGSLAHADPAADQPATMIAVGGEFVCEGSKGRRTVKVDDWFKGLMSTALGDDEILIEIRVPLWPAGSGGAYMKFPHPASRFAVVGVAAMVTLDKEGKSTKASVGVTGAGTKAVRAKGVEAALVGKKLDAATIEAAAQKAAEGVDVQADLQGSVEYKSHLCRVFAKRAITEAVRRARG, encoded by the coding sequence ATGTACCCCGCTGCATTCGAGTACCACGCTCCGACCAGCGTCAAGGACGCGCTCGGGCTGCTGGGACGTCTCAAGGACGACGCCAAGCTCCTGGCCGGCGGCCACAGCCTGATCCCGATGATGAAGCTCCGGCTGGCGCAGCCCAAGCACCTCATCGACCTGCGCCGGGTGCCCGGCCTCAGCGGGATCAAGGAGGAGGGCGGCACCATCGTCATCGGCGCCATGACGACCCATTGGCAGGTGGAGTCCTCCACGCTGCTGAAGTCCAAGTGCGCGATCCTGTCGGAAACGGCGTCGGTCATCGGCGATCCCCAGGTGCGGAACCTGGGGACGTTCGGCGGCTCGCTCGCCCACGCCGATCCGGCGGCGGATCAGCCGGCCACGATGATCGCCGTGGGCGGGGAGTTCGTGTGCGAAGGGTCCAAGGGCCGGCGCACGGTGAAGGTCGACGACTGGTTCAAGGGGCTCATGTCCACCGCGCTCGGGGACGACGAGATTCTCATAGAGATCCGGGTGCCGCTCTGGCCGGCGGGCAGCGGGGGCGCCTACATGAAGTTCCCCCATCCCGCGTCGCGCTTCGCCGTGGTCGGTGTCGCCGCCATGGTCACGCTGGACAAGGAGGGCAAGAGCACGAAGGCCAGCGTCGGCGTGACCGGCGCCGGGACGAAGGCCGTGAGGGCCAAGGGCGTGGAGGCGGCGCTGGTCGGCAAGAAGCTCGACGCCGCGACGATCGAGGCCGCCGCCCAGAAGGCGGCCGAGGGCGTCGACGTGCAGGCCGACCTCCAGGGGTCCGTCGAGTACAAGTCGC
- a CDS encoding (2Fe-2S)-binding protein, whose translation MKLPVKMTINGQTYSQDVEPRLLLVHYIRENAGLTGTHVGCDTSQCGACTISMNGQAVKSCTLFAVQADGASITTIEGLARNGDLHPIQQGFWEKHGLQCGFCTPGMIMAAQQLLERYPRPTEEQIRHQLEGNLCRCTGYHNIVKAIQWAAEQMAGK comes from the coding sequence GTGAAACTGCCAGTCAAGATGACGATCAATGGCCAGACCTACAGCCAGGACGTCGAGCCGCGTCTCCTCCTGGTCCACTACATCCGTGAGAACGCCGGTCTGACCGGCACCCACGTGGGATGCGACACGAGCCAGTGCGGCGCCTGCACGATCTCGATGAACGGGCAGGCGGTCAAGTCCTGCACGCTCTTCGCCGTCCAGGCCGACGGCGCCTCGATCACCACCATCGAGGGGCTCGCCCGGAACGGGGACCTGCACCCGATCCAGCAGGGATTCTGGGAGAAACATGGGCTGCAGTGCGGGTTTTGCACGCCGGGCATGATCATGGCTGCCCAGCAGCTGCTCGAGCGCTATCCGCGTCCCACCGAGGAGCAGATCCGCCACCAGCTCGAGGGCAACCTCTGTCGCTGCACGGGCTACCACAACATCGTCAAGGCCATCCAGTGGGCGGCGGAACAGATGGCGGGGAAGTGA
- a CDS encoding xanthine dehydrogenase family protein molybdopterin-binding subunit: protein MATATQERLFGKSIKRREDPRFITGRGQYVDDVKLPGLTYAAFVRSPHSHARIRSINVAKAKGMPGVIAAYTGKDVPVGALPCGWMLPGIKVPQRPALAQDKVHYVGEPVAIVIGENAYAAKDAAEAVQVEYQALPAVSNPRKAHDRGAALLFDDIPQNQCFYWTIGDKASTDAAFTAAAKVVSQPLINQRLIPNALEPRACLASFSQATGELTLWVTSQNPHVHRLLMAAFILGIPETKMRVIAPDVGGGFGSKIFVYNEEVVVSWASRTLARPVKWTAERRESFMNDAHGRDHVTEAEMAFDRDGKITGLRVKTHANLGAYLSTFAPLIPSYLYGPLLSGVYKIPAIFCEVWGMLTNTAPVDAYRGAGRPEATYLLERIMDRAARELNVDPAELRSRNLIPAFTDGTPYQTPVAFAYDSGNYGPALKRALESAGYPQVRKEQEQARKQGRYLGIGVTTYIEACGPAPSAVAGSLGAGAGLWESGQVRVHPAGAVTVFTGSHSHGQGHETTFAQLVADELGIPMEQVEIVHGDTAQIPFGMGTYGSRSACVGGSAIFRCLEKIKDKGRKIAAHLLEAGEQDLVFEDGKWSVKGSPGKAKTWGEVALMAYLAHNIPQGMEPGLEATSFYDPSNFTFPFGAHVAVVDVDPETGTVKLLKYVAVDDVGRVINPMIVDGMVHGGIAQGVGQALWEHGVYGDDGQLLTATMMDYAMPKADQLPSFQTDRTVTPSPVNPLGVKGAGETGTIASTPTVANAVIDALAPFGVAHIDMPLTPEKIWRAVKAAKK from the coding sequence ATGGCAACGGCGACTCAAGAGCGACTGTTCGGCAAGTCGATCAAACGCCGGGAGGATCCGCGCTTCATCACCGGCCGCGGCCAGTACGTGGACGACGTGAAGCTGCCGGGCCTGACCTACGCGGCGTTCGTCCGGAGCCCGCACTCCCACGCCCGCATCCGGAGCATCAATGTGGCGAAGGCGAAGGGGATGCCCGGGGTCATCGCCGCGTACACGGGTAAGGACGTCCCGGTCGGCGCGCTGCCGTGCGGCTGGATGCTGCCCGGCATCAAAGTGCCTCAGCGGCCCGCCCTGGCCCAGGACAAGGTGCACTACGTGGGCGAGCCGGTCGCCATCGTCATCGGCGAGAACGCCTACGCCGCCAAGGATGCGGCCGAGGCGGTCCAGGTCGAGTACCAGGCGCTGCCGGCGGTGAGCAACCCCCGGAAGGCCCACGACCGGGGCGCTGCGCTGCTCTTCGACGACATTCCCCAGAACCAGTGCTTCTACTGGACCATCGGCGACAAGGCTTCGACCGACGCGGCCTTCACGGCCGCCGCCAAGGTCGTGAGCCAGCCCCTCATCAATCAGCGCCTCATCCCCAACGCCCTGGAGCCGCGGGCCTGCCTGGCCTCCTTCTCGCAGGCGACCGGCGAGCTGACGCTGTGGGTGACGTCGCAGAACCCGCACGTCCATCGCCTCCTGATGGCGGCGTTCATCCTCGGCATCCCGGAGACGAAGATGCGGGTGATCGCACCGGACGTGGGCGGCGGCTTCGGCTCGAAGATCTTCGTCTACAACGAGGAGGTGGTCGTTTCCTGGGCGTCGAGGACGCTCGCCCGGCCCGTGAAGTGGACGGCGGAGCGGCGCGAGAGCTTCATGAACGACGCTCACGGGCGCGACCACGTCACCGAGGCCGAGATGGCCTTCGACCGGGACGGCAAGATCACCGGCCTGCGCGTCAAGACCCACGCCAACCTCGGCGCCTATCTCTCGACGTTCGCTCCGCTCATTCCGTCCTATCTCTACGGCCCGCTGCTCTCGGGCGTCTACAAGATCCCCGCGATCTTCTGTGAGGTCTGGGGGATGTTGACCAACACCGCGCCGGTGGACGCCTATCGGGGGGCCGGCCGGCCCGAGGCCACCTACCTGCTCGAGCGCATAATGGACCGGGCGGCGCGCGAGCTGAACGTCGATCCCGCCGAGCTGCGGAGCCGGAACCTGATCCCGGCGTTCACCGACGGCACGCCCTACCAGACGCCGGTCGCCTTCGCCTACGACAGCGGCAACTACGGGCCGGCGCTGAAGCGCGCGCTGGAGAGCGCCGGCTACCCCCAGGTGAGGAAGGAGCAGGAGCAGGCGCGCAAGCAGGGACGCTACCTCGGCATCGGCGTGACGACGTACATCGAGGCGTGCGGTCCCGCGCCGTCCGCCGTGGCCGGCTCCCTGGGCGCGGGCGCCGGGCTCTGGGAGTCGGGCCAGGTCCGCGTCCATCCCGCCGGCGCGGTGACCGTGTTCACGGGCTCGCACTCCCACGGCCAGGGGCACGAGACGACGTTCGCCCAGTTGGTGGCCGACGAGCTGGGGATCCCCATGGAGCAGGTGGAGATCGTCCACGGCGACACCGCGCAGATCCCGTTCGGCATGGGCACCTACGGCAGCCGCTCGGCGTGCGTCGGCGGCAGTGCGATCTTCAGGTGTCTGGAGAAGATCAAGGACAAGGGGCGGAAGATCGCCGCGCATCTGCTGGAGGCGGGGGAGCAGGACCTCGTCTTCGAGGACGGCAAGTGGTCGGTGAAGGGATCTCCCGGCAAGGCCAAGACGTGGGGCGAGGTGGCGCTGATGGCCTATCTGGCCCACAACATCCCGCAGGGGATGGAGCCCGGGCTCGAGGCCACATCCTTCTACGACCCGTCGAACTTCACGTTCCCGTTCGGCGCCCACGTCGCCGTGGTCGACGTGGATCCCGAGACCGGCACCGTGAAGCTCCTCAAGTACGTGGCCGTCGACGACGTCGGCCGCGTCATCAACCCGATGATCGTTGACGGCATGGTGCACGGCGGCATCGCCCAGGGCGTGGGCCAGGCACTGTGGGAGCACGGCGTCTACGGTGACGACGGCCAGCTCCTGACGGCGACGATGATGGACTACGCGATGCCGAAGGCCGATCAGCTGCCGTCCTTTCAGACCGATCGCACCGTGACCCCCAGCCCGGTCAACCCCCTCGGCGTCAAGGGCGCGGGCGAGACCGGCACCATCGCATCCACTCCCACGGTCGCCAACGCGGTCATCGACGCGCTGGCGCCGTTCGGCGTGGCCCACATCGACATGCCGCTGACGCCCGAGAAGATCTGGCGGGCCGTCAAGGCAGCGAAGAAATAG